The Acidicapsa acidisoli genome contains a region encoding:
- a CDS encoding complex I subunit 4 family protein, with amino-acid sequence MLALTIYISFAGALVLAMMPRAAAAIVRVIALAVAVIGLAVALMSFVAAGAQGPVAVADVAWIPAMGIRYTLAADGISRVLVLLTGLAAVAGILFSWNIGDKEGDRANEFFAFFLALIGGVYGVFLSVDVFLLFVFYEIAIVPKYFLIAIWGSTRCEYGAMKLALYSFAGSAMVLIGLLAAYATAGSHTMNLQALAQYPFPISFQMWAFPLVFTGFAILAGMWPFHTWAPTGHVAAPTAASMLLAGVVMKLGAYGCLRVAMTLFPHGLDPWGFSVLGIDSWRTVFALFAVIGILYGAVVALVQNDFKFVIGYSSVSHMGLVLLGLLTLTQIGIDGAVLQMFSHGILAGLLFATVGRIVYERTHTRDLGILSRLQLGKAMPFAAWLFVIAGMASMGLPGFSGFVAEVQVLVGAWRAFPWFAVLAGLGIVIGVAYTWRAMQRVFFSDLPAIDSSGASVPIPEYEPVTWAEKTGVILLTGTSLVIGLYPRLLLDVIAPAVQAMPHVLLTGGRQ; translated from the coding sequence ATGCTGGCCCTCACGATTTACATCTCATTCGCGGGCGCGCTGGTGTTGGCGATGATGCCGAGAGCCGCCGCGGCAATTGTTCGAGTCATTGCCTTGGCAGTGGCCGTAATCGGGCTGGCCGTGGCCCTCATGAGCTTTGTCGCTGCAGGAGCGCAAGGCCCGGTAGCCGTCGCCGATGTCGCGTGGATTCCGGCGATGGGCATCCGCTACACGCTGGCTGCCGACGGCATCAGCCGGGTTCTGGTACTGCTCACCGGCCTCGCTGCAGTCGCCGGAATTCTTTTCTCGTGGAACATCGGCGACAAAGAAGGGGATCGCGCCAACGAGTTCTTCGCCTTCTTTCTGGCGCTGATCGGAGGCGTCTACGGCGTCTTTCTTTCCGTAGATGTCTTTCTGCTCTTTGTCTTCTACGAAATCGCGATCGTGCCCAAGTATTTCCTCATCGCGATCTGGGGCTCGACCCGCTGCGAATACGGAGCAATGAAACTGGCTCTCTACTCGTTTGCAGGTTCCGCGATGGTATTGATCGGCTTATTGGCGGCTTACGCAACGGCAGGCAGCCACACGATGAATCTGCAGGCACTCGCGCAGTATCCCTTTCCTATCAGCTTCCAGATGTGGGCCTTCCCGCTGGTCTTTACCGGCTTCGCAATTCTCGCGGGCATGTGGCCCTTTCACACCTGGGCGCCTACAGGTCACGTCGCCGCGCCAACCGCCGCTTCCATGCTGCTGGCCGGCGTAGTCATGAAGCTGGGCGCCTACGGCTGCCTGCGCGTTGCGATGACGCTTTTCCCGCACGGCCTTGATCCATGGGGATTCTCAGTCCTGGGCATCGATTCCTGGCGCACGGTCTTCGCGCTCTTCGCCGTCATCGGCATCCTCTACGGCGCAGTGGTCGCCCTGGTACAGAACGACTTCAAATTTGTCATCGGCTACTCCAGTGTGAGCCACATGGGGCTCGTTCTGCTCGGCCTGCTGACACTGACGCAGATCGGTATCGATGGCGCGGTATTGCAAATGTTCTCGCATGGAATCCTCGCCGGCCTGCTCTTCGCAACGGTCGGCCGCATCGTCTACGAACGCACCCACACTAGGGATCTGGGAATCTTGAGCAGGCTGCAACTGGGCAAGGCGATGCCCTTTGCCGCATGGCTCTTTGTCATCGCCGGAATGGCTTCGATGGGATTGCCGGGCTTTAGCGGTTTTGTAGCGGAAGTGCAGGTTCTCGTTGGCGCATGGCGTGCATTCCCGTGGTTCGCCGTGCTGGCCGGTCTCGGAATCGTCATCGGTGTCGCCTACACCTGGCGAGCCATGCAGCGGGTCTTCTTCAGCGACCTGCCAGCGATTGACTCAAGCGGAGCCAGCGTCCCAATACCAGAGTATGAGCCCGTGACCTGGGCGGAGAAGACCGGTGTAATCCTGCTCACTGGAACAAGTCTCGTGATCGGTCTTTACCCGCGTCTTCTGCTCGACGTAATCGCACCAGCGGTACAGGCAATGCCTCACGTTCTGCTCACGGGAGGCCGGCAATGA
- a CDS encoding complex I subunit 4 family protein, which produces MLTVLTAIPAVAAVIALLAGNRAAVARSVAFVAGTVSLALAARVWFGIGTDGTMKFAERADWVPGLGIEYHLGVDGLGALMLLLAAIVSLMVIAASRKVASQPGLYFALILLLESGLFGTFTALNFFHWFLFWELSLIPAFFLIKLWGGEGRGPAATQFFVYTMVGSVALLLAFLALFLATGSMDFEVLTQMAATGELATAIQAHLGPITLWLALAVLLGFAVKVPLMPFHTWLPATYSKAPTPVTMLLTGAMSKMGVYGLLRLALPIFGHELAQVRTPLLVLATLTVVAGAWAAAVQKDLKRVFAYSSVNHLGYCLLAIFAVALPSGSSGATSLSETAALDGVVLQMFNHGLTAAAIFWFLTLLEERSGGLLGIDDFGGLRKPAPVFCGLMGIALFSSLGLPGLNGFVSEFLIFRGVFPLSWVSATVSVLGLLITAAVILTVIQRVFSGPLPERWNAFPDLTAVERLAVAPALVLMAVLGLVPQLALGTINATVMHLLAGWRF; this is translated from the coding sequence ATGCTGACCGTTTTGACCGCAATCCCCGCGGTAGCCGCAGTCATCGCGCTGCTGGCAGGTAATCGTGCAGCAGTGGCTCGTAGCGTGGCTTTCGTTGCCGGAACAGTCTCGCTCGCGCTTGCGGCCAGGGTCTGGTTCGGCATTGGGACCGACGGCACAATGAAGTTTGCCGAGCGCGCCGACTGGGTTCCCGGCTTGGGCATCGAATACCACCTCGGTGTCGACGGGCTGGGTGCGTTGATGCTCCTGCTTGCCGCAATCGTTTCGCTGATGGTAATCGCGGCATCAAGGAAAGTCGCCAGCCAGCCAGGGCTTTATTTCGCGCTGATTCTGCTGCTGGAGTCCGGCCTCTTCGGAACCTTCACAGCACTCAACTTCTTCCACTGGTTCCTGTTCTGGGAGCTCAGCCTGATCCCTGCGTTCTTTCTGATCAAACTCTGGGGCGGAGAAGGACGTGGCCCGGCGGCTACGCAGTTCTTTGTCTACACTATGGTCGGTTCCGTCGCGCTGCTACTAGCTTTTCTGGCTCTGTTTCTCGCCACCGGCAGCATGGACTTTGAGGTGTTGACACAGATGGCCGCGACCGGCGAACTGGCTACCGCAATTCAGGCCCATCTCGGACCGATTACGCTCTGGCTCGCTCTCGCCGTACTGCTTGGTTTTGCTGTGAAAGTACCGCTAATGCCATTCCACACCTGGCTTCCCGCTACATACTCAAAAGCTCCGACGCCGGTCACGATGCTGCTGACAGGAGCCATGTCCAAGATGGGCGTGTACGGCCTGCTGCGGCTGGCGTTGCCAATCTTCGGCCACGAACTCGCCCAGGTGCGAACACCATTGCTGGTGCTGGCCACGCTTACGGTGGTTGCCGGCGCATGGGCCGCTGCAGTTCAGAAAGATCTAAAGCGAGTCTTTGCATACTCATCGGTTAATCATCTCGGCTATTGCCTGTTGGCTATCTTTGCCGTTGCGCTGCCCTCAGGATCGAGTGGGGCGACGAGCCTGAGCGAGACCGCAGCCCTCGATGGCGTGGTGCTGCAGATGTTTAACCATGGTTTGACCGCAGCCGCCATCTTCTGGTTCCTGACTCTGCTCGAGGAGCGCTCCGGAGGGTTGCTGGGAATCGACGATTTCGGAGGACTGCGCAAGCCCGCGCCGGTCTTCTGTGGACTGATGGGCATCGCGCTCTTCTCTTCGCTCGGCTTGCCGGGCCTGAACGGCTTCGTCAGTGAATTCCTCATCTTCCGCGGAGTCTTCCCGCTAAGCTGGGTTTCCGCGACAGTCTCTGTGTTGGGACTGTTGATTACTGCGGCAGTGATTCTCACCGTGATTCAGCGCGTCTTCAGCGGACCGCTGCCGGAGCGATGGAACGCGTTTCCGGATTTAACCGCGGTTGAGCGATTGGCCGTTGCCCCGGCCCTTGTGTTGATGGCGGTACTCGGCCTTGTACCGCAACTGGCTCTTGGAACAATCAATGCTACTGTGATGCACCTGCTTGCGGGGTGGAGATTCTGA
- the nuoL gene encoding NADH-quinone oxidoreductase subunit L, translating to MIPAVPMLAAGLIALLKQPLRKTAAALAIGGLSVSLLLALCAFAHVLTAWGQGTATREVVNFNWIDLGATYLQLGWILDPLAAIMLVMVTFVGLLIFIYSTGYMAHDENFTRFFCFLSLFAGGMLGVLIANSLLLLFMCWEIVGLTSYLLIGFWYQKSSAAAAAKKAFLTTRVGDIFFLLGMVWLFAQTGTLLFYNHGAGAMEPAALAILLSQPAALGLSAATAIGLLIFAGAAGKSGQLPLHVWLPDAMEGPTPVSALIHAATMVAAGVYLVARVYPLMSAGAAVGGSTVSLTVVAWVGALTALFGAFVAVAQNDIKRILAYSTVSQLGYMMVGLAVGGVAVGMFHLITHAFFKALLFLGAGSVIHGCHEEQDIRRMGHLRKAMPITFLTYSIGMLALSGFPIFFSGFWSKDAIIGAAHSWPVSQGPFVLLIIGALLTAFYMTRQVAYVFFGNWRGSHHTHPHESPMVMTLPLSILAVFAIGLGILGTPAWPWFTSFIESKSLSVDIQAFSEPGLLPLMGFTTLLVAAGLGAGWWLYARKPIEAPVGAPAHHHLQEHGDEPEDTPCDMRDVLESSTPVVWKGLANRLYFDELYEATVLRWYAALARFSDWLDRRVWGGIVAAVSSGFRGLGLTNKSIDSQWIDGAFDKGCEELVTGGGVLAWLQAGRAPGYLRVLTLGVLVLAGLALVVGAATGQVRL from the coding sequence ATGATTCCTGCCGTACCCATGCTGGCCGCCGGATTGATCGCCCTGTTGAAGCAGCCGCTACGTAAGACTGCCGCAGCACTCGCGATAGGCGGGTTAAGCGTTTCGCTTCTACTCGCGCTATGCGCCTTTGCGCATGTGCTGACCGCATGGGGGCAGGGAACCGCGACGCGCGAGGTCGTCAACTTCAACTGGATCGATCTCGGAGCGACCTATCTTCAACTGGGCTGGATACTCGACCCGCTCGCAGCGATCATGCTGGTGATGGTCACCTTTGTCGGTCTGCTGATCTTCATCTACTCCACCGGTTACATGGCGCATGACGAAAACTTCACGCGCTTCTTCTGCTTCCTGTCGCTCTTTGCCGGAGGCATGCTCGGCGTGCTGATCGCCAACAGCCTGCTCCTGCTCTTCATGTGCTGGGAGATTGTCGGCCTCACCTCGTATCTGCTGATTGGCTTCTGGTATCAAAAATCGAGTGCGGCAGCGGCGGCGAAGAAGGCATTCCTCACTACGCGCGTGGGCGACATCTTCTTTCTGTTAGGCATGGTGTGGCTTTTTGCGCAGACAGGCACGCTGCTCTTCTACAACCACGGCGCGGGCGCAATGGAGCCGGCAGCGTTGGCGATCCTTTTGAGTCAGCCAGCAGCCCTCGGCCTGTCAGCCGCAACCGCGATTGGCCTGTTGATCTTCGCGGGCGCAGCGGGCAAGAGCGGACAGTTGCCGCTCCACGTCTGGCTTCCGGACGCGATGGAGGGCCCAACGCCGGTTTCGGCATTGATCCACGCGGCAACGATGGTTGCTGCGGGCGTGTATCTGGTCGCGCGTGTCTACCCACTTATGTCGGCTGGAGCGGCAGTCGGAGGCTCTACGGTGTCTCTGACCGTCGTAGCCTGGGTTGGCGCATTGACCGCGCTTTTTGGCGCATTCGTTGCCGTTGCGCAGAACGACATCAAGCGCATCCTCGCCTACTCAACAGTTTCACAGCTCGGCTACATGATGGTTGGCCTCGCCGTTGGCGGCGTGGCCGTCGGAATGTTCCATCTGATCACGCATGCATTCTTCAAAGCGCTGCTCTTCCTCGGCGCCGGGTCTGTCATTCACGGCTGCCACGAGGAGCAGGACATTCGCCGTATGGGCCATCTCCGGAAGGCTATGCCCATCACATTTCTTACGTACTCCATCGGCATGTTGGCATTGAGCGGCTTCCCGATCTTCTTCTCCGGCTTTTGGAGCAAGGACGCAATCATCGGCGCAGCGCACTCCTGGCCTGTCTCGCAAGGCCCGTTCGTCCTTCTCATAATCGGCGCATTACTGACGGCCTTCTACATGACCCGGCAAGTCGCTTATGTCTTCTTCGGAAACTGGCGAGGCTCGCATCACACCCATCCGCACGAGAGCCCGATGGTGATGACGCTGCCGTTGTCAATTCTCGCTGTTTTCGCAATTGGTCTTGGCATTCTCGGGACGCCTGCATGGCCGTGGTTTACAAGCTTCATCGAGAGCAAATCTCTTAGTGTGGATATACAAGCATTCAGTGAGCCGGGGCTGCTGCCCCTTATGGGCTTTACCACGCTTCTGGTGGCTGCTGGGCTCGGTGCTGGGTGGTGGCTCTATGCTCGCAAGCCCATCGAGGCGCCTGTGGGAGCCCCAGCGCATCACCATCTTCAAGAGCATGGCGATGAGCCAGAAGATACTCCTTGTGATATGAGAGACGTCCTCGAATCTTCTACACCTGTGGTATGGAAGGGGCTTGCAAATCGGCTCTACTTCGACGAGTTATATGAGGCTACGGTACTGCGTTGGTATGCAGCTCTTGCGCGGTTCTCAGATTGGCTGGATCGGCGCGTCTGGGGCGGAATCGTAGCTGCCGTTTCGAGCGGCTTCCGCGGCCTTGGACTGACAAACAAATCCATCGATTCCCAATGGATTGACGGCGCCTTCGACAAGGGCTGCGAAGAGCTCGTGACCGGCGGCGGAGTGCTGGCCTGGTTGCAGGCCGGCCGTGCGCCGGGATATCTGCGCGTCTTGACTTTGGGAGTGCTTGTGCTTGCCGGACTGGCGTTGGTCGTAGGTGCGGCAACTGGGCAGGTGCGGCTATGA
- the nuoK gene encoding NADH-quinone oxidoreductase subunit NuoK, whose amino-acid sequence MTPLAAFLIVAALVFAIGLAIALTRRNAILVLIGIELMLNAANLNLIAFWRFTPHANGHNDGLTGMMFAIFSIAVAAAEAAVGLGLVIAYHRHTKTTDLDAMTRMKG is encoded by the coding sequence ATGACTCCACTGGCAGCTTTCCTGATTGTTGCGGCGCTCGTTTTCGCGATTGGCCTGGCCATCGCGCTCACACGACGCAACGCCATCCTGGTGCTGATTGGCATTGAACTCATGTTGAATGCCGCCAATCTGAACCTGATCGCATTCTGGCGATTTACTCCACACGCAAACGGGCACAATGATGGACTCACCGGCATGATGTTCGCAATTTTTTCGATTGCCGTTGCCGCTGCGGAAGCCGCAGTAGGCCTTGGCTTGGTGATCGCATATCATCGCCATACGAAAACGACCGATCTGGATGCCATGACGCGGATGAAGGGATGA
- a CDS encoding NADH-quinone oxidoreductase subunit J family protein, producing the protein MIFGLSAVFLLTAALTVAGALAAALLKNLVHCALSLTVTFAGLALLYLQLDAQFAGFSQILVYIGAVAILVVFAILLTRGAGIPEYRGFSSSWLACLVIAAAVFALLAWSVIRSLPANIATSVAPAVPAVSVQSIGAALMSTYVLPLEIVAVVLTVALIGAVIVAMPETRTPRIGADTSGAETSSGK; encoded by the coding sequence ATGATCTTCGGACTAAGCGCCGTCTTTTTGTTGACGGCTGCCCTTACGGTTGCAGGCGCACTCGCGGCAGCTCTGCTCAAGAATCTCGTGCATTGCGCGCTCAGCCTGACGGTTACTTTTGCTGGCCTTGCGCTCCTGTATTTGCAGCTTGATGCGCAGTTCGCCGGATTTTCGCAGATTCTTGTCTATATCGGAGCAGTCGCGATCCTTGTCGTCTTCGCCATCTTGCTTACTCGCGGCGCGGGCATCCCAGAGTATCGCGGCTTCTCTTCCAGTTGGCTGGCCTGTCTGGTGATTGCAGCCGCAGTTTTCGCACTGCTTGCGTGGTCTGTAATCAGAAGCCTTCCCGCGAATATCGCAACGAGCGTAGCGCCCGCCGTCCCCGCTGTCTCTGTCCAGTCGATCGGAGCCGCGCTGATGAGCACCTATGTGCTGCCCTTGGAAATCGTCGCGGTCGTACTTACAGTCGCACTTATTGGAGCCGTAATCGTAGCGATGCCGGAAACGCGCACGCCCAGGATCGGCGCAGACACGTCCGGCGCAGAAACGAGCAGCGGCAAATGA
- the nuoH gene encoding NADH-quinone oxidoreductase subunit NuoH, which yields MSLSSQFDQIFVLLQHWIEGFFPQSLQPAVGAVVAVVAIVATFPAIFAVTTVLERKGLGRIQNRLGPNRVGPLGILQPVADGIKSLTKEDIVPRSADAVVHFLAPVVLVVAIFLGYAVLPVGRNMVLMNMDAGLLFFFAIGASTELSIFMAGWSSRNKYSLLGALRAVAQMISYEVPLLLSSVVAVMITGSLSTVKIVEAQSGFTGIFPHWYVFTPWGFAGFVLFVIAALAETNRSPFDLPEGESELVAGYFTEYSGFKFALFFLGEYLGMFSIAGFAITLFLGGWGAPFSFLGFVPSWAWFFFKLLAAIVFFIWLRGTLPRLRQDQLMNFAWKFMLPMTLLNILVAGAWRFLGEGWSRWVICSLVLLCAYVLLGRILMRHQRLGPRSYRYAE from the coding sequence GTGAGCCTTTCCTCGCAATTCGATCAGATATTCGTGCTCCTGCAACACTGGATCGAAGGCTTCTTTCCGCAGTCACTGCAGCCAGCGGTGGGAGCGGTGGTCGCCGTGGTCGCAATCGTCGCGACCTTCCCCGCTATCTTTGCCGTCACCACGGTGCTTGAGCGCAAGGGCCTGGGCCGCATTCAGAATCGCCTCGGGCCGAATCGTGTAGGGCCGTTGGGTATCCTGCAGCCCGTCGCCGACGGCATCAAGTCCCTGACCAAGGAAGACATTGTGCCGCGCAGCGCCGATGCAGTCGTGCATTTCCTCGCGCCGGTCGTGTTGGTGGTAGCCATCTTCCTGGGCTACGCAGTGCTGCCGGTCGGGCGCAATATGGTGCTGATGAACATGGACGCGGGACTCCTGTTCTTCTTCGCCATTGGCGCGTCGACCGAGCTTTCGATTTTCATGGCTGGATGGTCGAGCCGCAACAAGTATTCGCTTCTTGGCGCACTCCGAGCCGTGGCGCAGATGATCAGCTATGAGGTTCCGCTGCTGCTTTCCAGCGTGGTCGCGGTGATGATCACCGGCTCGCTTTCGACCGTCAAGATCGTGGAAGCGCAGAGTGGATTTACCGGCATCTTTCCTCACTGGTACGTGTTCACGCCATGGGGATTCGCGGGCTTCGTCTTATTCGTCATCGCCGCGCTAGCTGAAACCAACCGCTCGCCATTCGATCTGCCCGAGGGCGAATCGGAGCTGGTCGCCGGTTACTTCACCGAATACTCAGGCTTCAAGTTCGCGCTCTTCTTCCTGGGCGAGTATCTCGGCATGTTTTCGATTGCCGGCTTCGCAATCACGTTGTTTCTTGGAGGATGGGGCGCACCGTTTTCCTTCCTGGGTTTCGTGCCGTCCTGGGCGTGGTTCTTCTTCAAGCTTCTGGCAGCAATCGTCTTCTTTATCTGGCTACGCGGAACCTTGCCCCGCCTGCGTCAGGACCAACTGATGAACTTCGCCTGGAAGTTCATGCTGCCCATGACGCTGCTGAATATCCTCGTTGCCGGCGCCTGGCGGTTCCTCGGCGAAGGCTGGTCGCGCTGGGTGATTTGCAGTCTCGTACTTTTGTGTGCCTACGTGCTGCTTGGCCGCATTCTAATGCGCCATCAGCGTCTCGGCCCGAGGAGCTATCGCTATGCGGAGTAG
- a CDS encoding 4Fe-4S dicluster domain-containing protein, translated as MLGEGILQGLAETAKNFAGSFVSKERLTTVQYPEERIAPIENTRDFPILIYDGNDPMAGLRCVACQICEKECPPKCIYIVKSTDKKPDFVGKMQIYPTRFDIDISVCMSCQICVEVCPFEAIKMDTEFELSTTDRFGGLLYDREQLSKSNEHYHKIHPTEAAEVDARLAEEKAKAETKAKAAAEAAAAKAAAAAAAPPTPAAAPVAKVAPAKEPGA; from the coding sequence ATGTTAGGCGAAGGAATTCTGCAGGGACTGGCAGAGACGGCGAAGAACTTCGCCGGCAGCTTTGTCTCGAAAGAACGGCTTACCACGGTGCAATATCCCGAAGAGCGGATCGCGCCGATCGAGAACACCCGCGATTTCCCGATTCTGATTTATGACGGCAATGACCCGATGGCCGGGCTGCGCTGCGTAGCCTGCCAAATCTGCGAAAAAGAATGCCCGCCTAAATGCATTTACATCGTAAAGTCCACCGATAAGAAGCCGGATTTTGTAGGCAAGATGCAGATCTATCCGACCCGATTCGACATTGATATCTCCGTCTGCATGAGCTGTCAGATATGCGTCGAGGTCTGTCCCTTTGAGGCGATCAAGATGGACACGGAGTTCGAGTTGAGCACGACCGATCGCTTTGGCGGTCTTCTGTACGATCGCGAGCAGCTCTCCAAGTCAAACGAGCACTATCACAAGATTCATCCGACGGAAGCAGCGGAAGTCGACGCGCGGCTCGCTGAAGAAAAGGCCAAGGCTGAGACGAAGGCCAAAGCCGCGGCAGAGGCGGCTGCTGCGAAAGCTGCGGCTGCTGCGGCCGCGCCGCCAACTCCTGCTGCCGCTCCCGTCGCAAAGGTTGCTCCCGCAAAGGAGCCCGGCGCGTGA
- a CDS encoding NADH-quinone oxidoreductase subunit D: MTATDLKSYRPPVIELSEEGDELLEVAMGPHHPSTHGVFRMDVALDGERVVRLKPVFGYLHRNHEKIAETTSYLASMPYTDRLDYFCSLTNNWAYAIAVEKLAGMEVPERAQYIRVITAELTRIQNHASAIGFLLQEMGASGTPLMYAFREREKILDLFEALTGSRMMCNYMRFGGCRVELPKGWLEQVSKIVDGLPEFIDETEALLTGNEILMARTQGVGILKPDLAVNAGVTGPMLRATGVNYDIRKVDHYGIYDRFKFRVPLGDHGDIYDRYMIRILEMRESIEILKQAIKDIPAGPIMDPKSKIRGFRPKAGEAYGRIEAPKGELGFYLISDGSPNPYRYRVRPPSLINLTVLEDMCLGRNVADVVLIFGSVDIVLGEVDR, encoded by the coding sequence ATGACCGCGACTGATCTCAAAAGCTACCGGCCGCCCGTCATCGAACTCTCCGAGGAAGGCGATGAACTGCTTGAAGTGGCGATGGGACCGCACCATCCCTCGACCCACGGGGTCTTTCGCATGGATGTCGCGCTCGATGGCGAGCGGGTCGTACGGCTCAAGCCGGTCTTCGGCTATCTGCATCGCAATCACGAAAAAATTGCCGAGACAACCAGTTATCTCGCGTCGATGCCGTATACCGACAGGCTCGACTACTTCTGCTCGCTGACCAATAACTGGGCCTATGCCATCGCGGTTGAAAAGCTCGCCGGGATGGAAGTTCCGGAGCGCGCACAATACATTCGCGTCATCACGGCGGAACTGACCCGCATTCAGAACCACGCCAGCGCCATCGGCTTTCTCTTGCAGGAGATGGGCGCCAGCGGCACTCCGCTGATGTACGCTTTCCGCGAGCGGGAGAAAATCCTCGATTTGTTTGAGGCGCTCACCGGTTCGCGCATGATGTGCAACTACATGCGCTTCGGTGGATGCCGCGTCGAACTTCCCAAGGGTTGGCTCGAACAGGTCAGCAAGATCGTCGATGGCTTGCCGGAGTTCATCGACGAAACGGAAGCGCTCTTGACCGGGAATGAAATCCTGATGGCCCGCACGCAGGGAGTGGGCATCCTCAAACCGGATCTGGCAGTGAACGCCGGAGTGACAGGGCCGATGCTGCGAGCCACCGGCGTGAACTACGACATCCGCAAGGTCGATCACTACGGCATTTATGACCGTTTCAAATTCCGCGTGCCGCTCGGCGATCACGGCGACATCTATGACCGTTACATGATCCGCATACTGGAAATGCGCGAGTCCATTGAAATTCTGAAGCAGGCAATCAAGGATATTCCCGCAGGCCCGATCATGGACCCGAAATCGAAGATTCGCGGCTTTCGACCCAAGGCCGGCGAAGCTTATGGGCGCATCGAAGCTCCAAAAGGCGAGCTTGGCTTCTATCTCATCAGCGATGGTAGCCCCAATCCATATCGATATCGCGTTCGGCCACCATCGTTGATCAATCTGACAGTGCTCGAGGACATGTGCCTCGGCCGGAACGTAGCCGACGTGGTCCTGATCTTTGGCAGCGTGGACATTGTATTGGGCGAGGTAGACAGATAA
- a CDS encoding NADH-quinone oxidoreductase subunit C, which translates to MKSAEEILAAIKTALPEAGVELVPNPSPSAQHSLRLDPAHALAVASFLRNDPELALDYCSNATGVDWPGKEITEKVKVTKVVDGVETIVEETVKRVQAGYLEAVYHLYSMKHAHREIAGPVVLRMRTVNRTDQVELPSLTPVWRSAEFQEREIFDLFGIVFTGHPDLRRILMWDGFEDHPMRRDYVDPDDFEYEPTPHDEVLKRAEQHKANTGVTA; encoded by the coding sequence ATGAAGTCCGCCGAAGAAATCCTCGCCGCAATCAAGACGGCGTTGCCGGAAGCGGGCGTGGAACTGGTGCCGAATCCCAGTCCCTCCGCGCAGCACTCTTTGCGGCTTGATCCGGCTCATGCTCTGGCTGTCGCAAGTTTTCTGCGCAATGATCCGGAGCTGGCGTTGGACTACTGCTCCAACGCAACAGGCGTTGACTGGCCGGGTAAGGAAATCACCGAAAAGGTGAAGGTGACCAAGGTCGTCGACGGTGTTGAGACCATTGTGGAAGAGACCGTCAAGCGCGTCCAGGCGGGCTACCTGGAGGCCGTGTATCACCTCTATTCCATGAAACACGCGCACCGGGAGATCGCCGGTCCAGTCGTGTTGCGAATGCGCACGGTCAACCGGACCGATCAGGTAGAACTGCCGTCGCTGACGCCGGTATGGCGCTCCGCGGAGTTTCAGGAGCGGGAGATCTTCGACCTTTTTGGAATCGTATTCACCGGGCACCCGGACCTGCGGCGAATTCTGATGTGGGACGGCTTCGAAGACCACCCCATGCGCCGCGACTATGTGGACCCGGACGACTTTGAATACGAACCGACGCCGCACGACGAGGTCCTGAAACGCGCGGAACAACATAAGGCCAATACCGGGGTGACGGCATGA
- a CDS encoding NADH-quinone oxidoreductase subunit B, whose translation MAVEPDLKIELGKQGVFVTTISEIYNWGRKNSVWPMQFGLACCAIEMIATTMARYDLARFGAEVFRPSPRQADLMIISGTITKKMAPQVVRLYNQMAEPKYVIAMGACAISGGPFKQGYNVLKGIDRYIPVDVHIPGCPPRPEALIHAFMTLQARIDAQPLTGGDRPRHLDADAQGLFPVPEQGAHDLEPPVNRLVWPLPAPSTSGKPTGSCE comes from the coding sequence ATGGCGGTTGAGCCTGACTTGAAGATCGAACTCGGCAAACAAGGCGTCTTCGTGACGACCATTAGCGAGATTTATAACTGGGGGCGCAAGAACTCTGTCTGGCCCATGCAGTTTGGACTCGCCTGCTGCGCCATTGAGATGATCGCCACGACTATGGCCCGGTATGATCTGGCGCGTTTTGGCGCAGAGGTCTTTCGACCCTCGCCGCGTCAGGCGGATTTGATGATCATCTCCGGAACGATCACCAAGAAGATGGCTCCGCAGGTCGTTCGCCTGTACAACCAGATGGCCGAGCCGAAATACGTGATTGCGATGGGCGCCTGCGCCATCTCCGGCGGTCCCTTCAAGCAGGGTTACAACGTGCTCAAGGGGATCGACCGCTACATTCCGGTCGATGTGCACATTCCCGGCTGCCCACCGCGCCCGGAAGCGCTGATTCATGCCTTCATGACGCTGCAAGCCAGGATCGACGCCCAGCCATTGACCGGCGGCGACAGGCCGCGCCATCTGGACGCCGACGCGCAGGGCCTGTTTCCCGTTCCGGAGCAGGGCGCCCACGATCTGGAGCCACCCGTGAACCGGCTGGTGTGGCCACTGCCCGCTCCATCGACCAGCGGCAAGCCAACAGGGAGTTGCGAATGA